The window CGGTCAACTACTTGCTGCTTCTGCCCCCAGGATAGTCTATTTTCATATGAAATACATCGACCCAGAGGTGTAAATTCCTCTAGGCCTTGAGGCTGAATTATTATTCATCTAGAAAGCTTATTTTATGACCATCGCCAGGATATTGCCGACTACAAATATCCCCAGAAAGACCCAGATCGGCCCGGCGTTCTCTGCCTGGTTCGAGAAATAGAGCAGTGCAGATGGAACGACCATCAGCAAGAAAGCTGTCAGATGGGCTTCGAATTTGTGTGCTCGAATCCAAGAAATCATGGCGTTCATAGAGTCTCTTTTATTAGGAATGCAGGAACCCAAGAAAGGTTGAGAAATGTATATTCATGCATTCCTGGCTTGCTTAGGATCATTTTTCTTCGTAATAAAACGCGCCGGGAAAGTCATCGGCAACTCGTTTCTCTTTTCCGCTCCAGCTATCGATGTCGATGCGCAAGACAGCGGTAACTTTCAAATCGGTGTCTGTGGTGGGTTCGTAATCCACATCGGGTTTTAGATGAGGGAAGTATTTATCACAGAGTAACTGCAAGCCGTGTTTGGCCTCTTGGGGGTCTGCTACCAGGCTGATATGGCCAAAGGCAACCACACCGGCGAATTCGACACCAAATTCCATGGCGCGTTCATCGGGCAGCAGGCGCCCCATTTCACTGGCACTGAAACATACCTGGGGCTGGGCGGCCACATTCTCGATGGTGCGGCCCTTCTTGGCTCCATGCATGTAAATGGCGTGCGTCTCGGGGTCGTAGGCGAAGTTGCGCGTGACTAAAAATGGTTGCCCTTCATATTCTGTGGCCATTGTGCCCATCGGTGCCCGAAGAATGAAATCTCGAATCCAGAGCTCGTCTTTGGCCCGGTCGTGACGGCGAATTTTGTTGATGTTGTCTTGCTCCAAGG is drawn from Chloroflexota bacterium and contains these coding sequences:
- a CDS encoding pyridoxamine 5'-phosphate oxidase family protein produces the protein MEQDNINKIRRHDRAKDELWIRDFILRAPMGTMATEYEGQPFLVTRNFAYDPETHAIYMHGAKKGRTIENVAAQPQVCFSASEMGRLLPDERAMEFGVEFAGVVAFGHISLVADPQEAKHGLQLLCDKYFPHLKPDVDYEPTTDTDLKVTAVLRIDIDSWSGKEKRVADDFPGAFYYEEK